The Brachionichthys hirsutus isolate HB-005 unplaced genomic scaffold, CSIRO-AGI_Bhir_v1 contig_825, whole genome shotgun sequence nucleotide sequence CAGATCACCTGTCGCTGCCTCAGTCTTATTCTATGGTGTTGATTCTTAAACGGGACAGTACAAACTACGGCCCTGACATAGACACTGCAGTCGTTTGCACTAAAATGTTGCCACAAGTAcgctgatgttttatttatttattcatttattcatttttaatgcacAGGAAAAGCGTTTCTGCTTTAAACATAATGATTGTCATATAATCTGAACCTGAACTCAACAATCGGCCTCGAGTTACATGAGTACCAGAATATAATTGGAAGTTAATACAAGTTAATCAGGCGCATAAAGTTGTATGTGCAGAACTATGTATAAATATCTTACAATCCAATGAGTATAGATTCTGGGCATGGGGTAAACGTGCACCTCTCTAAGAAACTATTTACTTAATTTCAATGTTCAACATCTACTTAATGCTGAGAATGAATAGCTTGGAGTAACGAAACACTAGGctgatgctttaaaaaataattttcattattaaaaaaatatatgtagaTAATGTATTGTTCTATTCCGTACCTCAATTCGAAGGTATCCATAATTTGTTTGAGCTTgagtgtactttttttttttcatttcatttagtgaAATACAGTTCAACTTGCCATGCACATCTGGATTAACCgtgcttctgctgctgtttacGCCTGAAGGTCGCGAGCCCATGAGGTCGTCCATGCTGGGGCTGTTCCTCCTGCTCAGTGCCCAGGCTGCTGCCGCCATCGGAGGAGCAGCACAGCAACAGTGTCCGGGCAGCATCCCCAGCTCGATCCCCACAGTGGACCCCAAGCTCTTCACCAAGCGCCGCTACCTCTCGCCCAGGGTTCTCTTCAGCCCTCAGCCCCCCGATGCCGAGCCGGCAGAGTCGCAGGAAAGCGGCAGGAGGACGCGCAGGCGAGCCGGGCAGCCTCAGCACCGAGGGGTTTACTCTGTATGTGAGAGCATCAGCGTCTGGGTGGGCAACAAGACCAAAGCCACGGACATCTCGGGCAACGAGGTGACGGTGCTTCCAGATGTGAACATCAACAACGTCAACAAGAAGCAGTACTTCTTTGAGACAACGTGCCACAGCGCCCGCTCGGGCAGCTCTGGCTGTTTGGGGATCGACGCAAGGCACTGGAACTCTTACTGCACCAACTCACACACTTTTGTACGAGCCCTGACTTCATTTAAGAACCTGGTGGCATGGCGGCTCATACGCATCAacgtagcgtgtgtgtgtgtgctgagccGTAAGTCATGGCGACATTGAAGACTACGCATGGCAggatcacacacagacatgctcATCAAACTTTAAACCACTCTTAAGCTCCACCACAATCAT carries:
- the LOC137916914 gene encoding nerve growth factor-like, producing MRSSMLGLFLLLSAQAAAAIGGAAQQQCPGSIPSSIPTVDPKLFTKRRYLSPRVLFSPQPPDAEPAESQESGRRTRRRAGQPQHRGVYSVCESISVWVGNKTKATDISGNEVTVLPDVNINNVNKKQYFFETTCHSARSGSSGCLGIDARHWNSYCTNSHTFVRALTSFKNLVAWRLIRINVACVCVLSRKSWRH